TCTTAAAATTAATTAGCTTAGGAACTTATTATTTCTTTTTCTGCAATTTTATAATGTTGTTCAATTTCTTCATCCCAGTAATCCTTAAATAATTCCCTTACATTAGTAAGAATATCTTTGGCTAACTGAAGAATATCTCTTACTGCCTCTTCTCTGTCTGAGTAGTCACTTGCTCCTTTATATAATCCATTATAAGCATATCTATGTAGTTCAAGAGCAGTAGAAGTTAAATGATTCACTTTATACCCTAATTCTTCAAGTCTTTGTGATATTCCTTTCAATCCAGTAGTTGGAGCGAGGAAACCAGATTTATAGTACCACTCTTTTTCTTTTTCGTCTCTGGGCATTTTTTCTAAGTTCATGACTGCTAAAGCGCTTATTAATGCCTTCCATGAAAGGAAAATCTTACTTGCTGAGTTCCTACTGAATCCCTCTTTAAGGAGTTTTAAAGCCAAGGCTAGTTCATCTAAGCTTTCAATCACTCTGATTTTTATGTAAGCATTTCTGTGCTTCTCAATTGCTGGTATTTTTGCCTCCATATTATTATATGATACTTGAGGGATTAAAAAGAGCAACAACTCAGTTATTTTAGTTACATAATTAAATTTACATAGTTGATTACTTTAGTTTATTATATCTCGTTGTAGATTCATACCATAATTCTTATTAAAGGCATGACTTTCCGATACAAGATACATATTTCAAAGTATTCAAATAACCCCTACATCACATAACAGATATATAAGCAAACTGTAGTGGTATTAAAATTATGCTATGAGAGGAATTTCTAAGCTGATAACATTATTCTCTCTACAGGAGATTTGACGTTAATTTCATATAAGCTAAATTTATGACAAAGAGAAGCCAATTTATCTCTTAATTAAAATAAAGTCGATTTTTTAAACTTTAAAAACTTTAATTATCTTATGAGAAAAATATATTTTATAATACCTATAGTTATTCTGATTGTAGGTCTCATTCCATTACTTATTACTCATGTTAAAGAAAGCAGTAGAGGAACTGTATATATAATAGGGAAAGTAAAAGTTGGACAATCAAAAATTCCCATTGAGCAAAAATTAGGTATAAACGCTACAGAATACATAAATTTAACCGCTAAAAATAGTGGGAACGAGGCTATTGCTATATGTTATATACGGCAAGGAGATACTACAATCCCAGGTTATAATATTACTGTAATAGTTAACGGGAGTGAAGAATATGGTTCATCTATTCCACCTGGGATAAATAACTTGACTCTACTAATCTTTGGCTACAAAATAGAAGAGAATAATACTGCATATATGTACTTAGGTAATGGTCAACTGTTGGAATTAAACTTTTCATAAAAAGTGTATTAAATCTATCATATTCATTAAGATAATTGTTCAAATTTAAAAACAATAATATATACTACATATTCTAAGCTTATATTTTAGTAAACTTACTTATACTTGACCAATATGAGCTTAAACAAGCATGCAATTGCCTTTACCTCAGTTATATCATACACTTTGGCAACTTATGTATTAGTTGCACCAGCATTTACAGTAAATCAATTTACTTTACCTCAGTGGTTATCATTTCTAATAGTATCTATACCCTTTGGCGGAAGAGTAATAGGCTCGTTATTATATCAGAGACTAGTTTCAATATTTGGGTCTAGGTTAACTTATTTAATCTCAATTATTGCATTAGGACTTTTTTCTCTAGGTAGCAGTATAAATATCTTAGGATTATTGATACCCTTGAGATTGTTAGTGGGAATTGCATTTGGAATAGCTACATCATTAGCTGTTGAACAAGCAATGAGAAGCGGTAATAAGATAATAATTGCGCTAACTATGAGTGGTTGGGCATTCGGATGGATAATGGGGGCATTTTCTTATTTAGAACTACAAAATTGGAGCTTAATTGCCATTTCCGGAGTGATAACTATACCTTTCTCGCTGCTGTACAAAGGTTTGTTAAACTTTAAAGTAGAAGAAGATAAGTTCTCTTTACCTTCAATATCGTCAATCTTAATTTTCTTCTTTTCCTTTGAACCAGCATTTGCGTTACAATTAGCTCCTTCGATAGTTGAAGATGAAGGGGGAATTAGCTGGCTAATTCTAGGATATATAGTTGCAATACCAATGTATGTATTAATGCCAACAATTTCGAGATTTTTAGGTGAAACTAGAACTGCTATAATCTATACTTCAGTTTCAGCTATAAGCGGAGTTTTATTCTTCATCACTTCATTGCCTTATATTCTAGTAATTTTCACAGCATTTGGATTAGGAATGAATGCTATCGCTCCCAGACTAGCCTCAGTATATGGAGCAACTGCAAGAAGTATAGGAATAGCTTTAAATACGGCAGCATTAGGAGGAGTTGTTGTACCAGTGGTTGCGTCGTTAAATATTAAAATTATAGCTTCATTGTTCACCGCAATTTCAATGGTGATACTACTAGTTATGGCTGTGAGAAAGAGAAATGCAATTTACGTTGAAGTTAGTTAAAGATCTTGTCAGCTCACAATTTAATAATAAAAAACATTATCTGATTATAATTCAGAATTTTCTAACTGGTTTTAAACCTTAATTCACCTTTATTCTTAATCAATGCAATATATGCTCAGTAAATAGAAATAAACACTATATTTTCATTGTTTTATTAGCATTTCAGCTAAGAATTTGGTTAATAACTCGAATAATCTAACTATCAAATAGTGTAAACATATTTCTAAGACTTTCATGATATTAAAGGCTTTAATACTTCATTATGGTTAAGCTAACAAGAAAGTTTCAGATAACTATACCTAAAGAAGTTAGGGAGAAAATTAATTTAAAGCCTAATGAGAAGTTTGAAGTTATAGTATTAAATGATAATGAGATTTTACTAAGAAGGAAGGTTAAGAATCCTTTAGAAGTTCTTATTGGCAAAGGGAAAAGAGAAGAAATTCTACCAGAGAAAGTTGATGATCTAAGTGAAGAATAAATTTTATTTTTATAGATCGCAATACATTATTAACAAGGCAAATATTATATCTTTAAAAAAGAGAATATTTATATATTTTTTATTTAGAAATGTTATACCCTGAAGAGCGTAGTTTGAGATGCGAAACTTAGCTAGAAAGAGTTCATAGGCTTACTGTTAAGGGCTAAATTGCAAATTGAATAATTGACTACAATAGGAGTGAGGTGCAAACGGAATATTCTACTTAAACTCTCTTCTTCTAAGTATAAAGTAAATTATACATGGAAGAGACATTGCTACAGGCTTCCATGGAATTACATGTTTAGGTGAAGTCAATTTTTCTTCATAAAATTCTTCAACTCTTAGAATTCTCTTATTATGATTATATAGTTCTAGATACGGAAGCATTAGTTGAAGCTCATAAGCAAATGAAACTGAAGGAAAACTTAAGTGCTGAAAATATTCTCTACTCAATTCTAAATGAGAATCTATAAAACCATCTTGGTAAATCCTCACGTGTATTTCCCAAACTCCTATCTTCTTAGATAGAGAGTATTTTTCACCCTTTCTTATTTCTAAAAGAGTTTCCTTAAAACCAGATCCTTTCAAGTCTCTTAGAAGCCTTTTAATATCATTTGTATAAAGCCTTAAGTTACCCTCCGCCTTTACGTAATCTTTAGGCAAAATCTCAGAAGTACCATCATCATAAATTACCTTTTTAGGTAGTCTAATGCTTATTTCGTCCATATTATTTAAATTTGTATATCTTATTTATATTATTTAAAAAGAACTACATAGTGGTATCGCTTAATTTTTCTTACTAATAATGTGTGCAGAAATATTATGTGAGCCTAGTCCTTTATAGAGATCTATTTAGTGCCAACCATATCAAGGAACTGAATTAGCATTTGTATTTATTATCAACGACAAATCAACAAACCTTAAATCTCCCAGAGGTTCTGTTTAATTATATTTTCTGAGGTTTTAAAGGGCAAGGACTTTTCCTTGTAGGTTTTCCGTTTAATCTGAAGGCTTACTGTTTCCCTTTAAGCTATGACCAAGTATAAGTTATTTGAGGCAAAGTACCTTTAAATACGGGCTTTAGTAGTATTCTGTACAGTATTTTAGACTTCAAAGAGTAAGATCTCTTCATAACTTATTAAGTAATTGTAAATTAGAAATATGATTACTCTTTGAACCATAACTAAATATAGAGTTATTTGATGAGTTTTTTAACATATTCATAAAACACTTTCACACATCTTTATAGCACTTTCAGCCTCAAACTTTGAATATAATTCCTCTGGAGTAGCACCTATTTCCTCATCCCCGTACATAGCAGGCTCTCTTTCATTAAACTTTAGAATAGTATGCAAACTCATCTATTTTTTCTTGAAACCATTGAGGAAATCTGTTTTTCTCTTTCCTAAGTATATACCCGACGTCATGAAGCTTAGGAGGTTCTACACCAACATATCTTAATGATGCTTTAAGAAGTAATTCTACAGCCTCTTGACACTGTCTAACCGTGTAGGGATAATTGCCTTCATTTAATGCTTCTCTTGCATGTTTTATCCTCTCTTCAGCTTGTCTGACATATGATCTAGCAAGATTATCATTATTCAAGAAATCACCCGAAATCAATTATTTCTCCAGGCTTGTAATCCTTCTTTCTCCAATACCATATCTTTTTAGATAGCCAAACCCTTTCGAAACCTAGCTTCTGTAATTTTTCTCTAGTTTCATCTAGTACCCTTCCAAAGAAGTTATCCTTATCATAAAGGATTATCGCATCTTCGGTCATATCCATGTAAAGAGGAGAAAATTTTACTGCTTCTTCTGGGGTTTTAATGATAGGAGAAAAAGTCACGTAGTACCCTTCATCCATAAGTCTTTCGATTTCGCTCTCCATTTTACTCTCAACTTTTACAAAGAGCATTATCCTTTCAGTTAACGTTCTAGGTAGATCCTTTATAACTAGAAGTAAATCTATATCACTGTCTTTCCTATTATCTCCCCTAGCCACACTCCCGTAAACTACTACAGAAATTAACTTATCTCCGAATTCTTGTAAGAGTAGATTAGTTAGCTTCTCTAGCAAGCTTTTATAAGGCTCATCCATACACGAATATTGCTTAACTAAAGTAAAAACTTTCACTGAACTAGATAAGAGGAGTTTATGATGAATAATATAAACTTTCACGGTTTGTCAGAAACTGTTGATAACGGCTTTGATTCATAACTTTAATTTGTGATAGGAGGAAAATAGAAAAGAGTTTCTACCAAATATTTGAAAAAATTGATATACTAAATCCCGTAATTATTTCCTTTAACGTATATTTCTAGGTATAATCTATATTATAAGTTTGAGTTCTAATTTATATATCTGAAAATTATTAGATTATTTTAACGCTGGAAAATCAGAGCTACGCAATTAGTAAGCACAAAATCCTTTAATTTAAATACTTAAATTAAACCTTGAATCCTATAAAATTGATAACTAATATCATGAATTATAAGTTCGAATTTATAATAATGTGTTATTTTAGCAAAAGTTTGCATGACATAGATAGGTTTTGAGGAGACATCACTTTTAGATTTAACAAATAAACCATAAAAGCTAGGAATTTATTCTCAGCTTATAAATATGAATAAAAATCAAATTATTTTTACCATGATTCGTACTATAAATTATCTGAAATAGGGTTCTAATTTAGATAATAAATTTCTCGTATCATTTATTTCTGTTGATCTAGTAACACTTCATTACAAACGTGTTATATAATTATTTAAATTGTTAGATGATATAGTATTTAAAGATACTATGATTTCGCAACAGTTTTTCTTTGTAAGAGTATACGAAGGAAGAGTTAAGCAAGATGTTGCTTTAGTCAGTAGTAATATTATGCAGTCTTATGGATTATTACCAGGTGATGTAATACTCCTTTTGGGAAATAGGCAAATTCCTTTTTATGTTCAAGAAAGTTCCGATAACAAGATAGATGGTATCGTTATAGGCGAAAATAAACTTAAACTTTTAGGGATAAGAAGTGGTGAAAGAGTACCAGTTAGGAAAGTTTCAGTTTCCTCTATAAAAGAAATAACTTTGGCACCCTCAGAACAAAAGAATTACGATCTAAGAAAATTAAACTTAGAATTAAGAGGAAGATTAGTTACCAGAGGTATAACCTTAGAATCAAAAGAAGGAACTTTTGCAGTAATTTCCTATTCCCCACAAGTGGAAGTTGGTTATATTTCGAGTGAGACTCGAATAAATATAGCTCCGGAATCAATCAGAATAGCTCAGAAAAATATTCCTTATGTAACCCTTGATGATGTTGGTGGTTTATCAAAACAAATAAGGGAATTACTAGAAATAGTAGAATTAGCCTTAACAAAAGTAGAGGTAGCCAGGATGTTAGGTTTAAGACCGCCTAAAGGAGTACTCCTCTATGGTCCTCCAGGTACTGGAAAGACTTTGATTGCAAAAGCTATTGCAAATACTATTATGGCTAACTTCTTTTATATAAGTGGTCCAGAAATAGGCTCCAAATATTATGGTGAGAGTGAAAAAAGGCTAAGAGATATATTTGAGCAAGCTGAGAAAAATGCTCCATCCATAATTTTCGTAGACGAAATAGATGCAATCGCACCTAATAGAGATACTACATCATCTGAGACTGACAGAAGGATTGTAGCACAGCTATTAACATTAATGGATGGTTTGACTAGTGGCAGTGGAGTAGTGGTTATTGGTGCAACAAATAGACCAAATGCTCTAGATCCGGCCCTAAGAAGACCTGGTAGATTTGACAGAGAAATAGAAATTCCCGTTCCAGATAAGCAAGGAAGATTAGAAATATTAAAAATACATACTAGGCGAGTTCCTTTATCACAAGAAGTAGACTTGGAAAAAATTGCTGAGAGGACCCATGGCTTCGTCGGTGCTGATCTAGAGGCTTTAGTAAGGGAAGCAGTTCTGAGTGCTTATCATAGATGTAATGGTAATTTAGAATGTATGCAAGTTACGATGAGTGATTTTGATGAAGCATTAAAGAATGTAGAACCTTCAGCACTAAGAGAATTCAGAATTGAAATACCTAATACTACATGGGAAGACATTGTAGGTTTAGAAGATATTAAACTAGAGCTAAAGGAAGTTGTAGAATGGCCATTAAAGGATCCAGGGTTATATGAGGAAATGAAAGCAGAAATACCGTCTGGGATTCTTCTTTACGGACCACCCGGTACTGGAAAGACTATGTTAGCTAGGGCTGTTGCACATGAAAGTGGTGCTAACTTTATTGCGATAAATGGGCCGGAATTAATGAGTATGTGGGTAGGAGAGACTGAAAGGGCTATTAGAGAGGTATTTAAGAAAGCTAGACAATCCTCACCTACTATTATATTCTTTGATGAGATAGATGCAATAGCAGTTGCAAGGGGTGCTGATCCAAATAAAGTAACTGATAGGATTGTTAGCCAATTATTAACTGAAATGGATGGGATAAGCAAAAGGAGGGAAAAAGTAGTTATCATAGCTGCAACTAACAGACCAGACATAATAGACCCAGCTTTATTAAGACCCGGGAGATTAGAAAAGTTAATTTATGTTCCCCCACCAGATTATCAGACTAGGATAGCTTTGTTCTCAAGGCTCATAAATAATAGACCTCATGAGGAAATTGATATTGAAAGATTAGCTAAATTAACTGAAAATTATACGCCAGCTGAGATTAAAGGAATAGTGAATAAGGCTGTATTATTAGCAATTAGAAGAGCAAAACTAAAGAACGAAAAACCTGAGCTCACAATGAGTGATTTTGAAGAAGCTTTGAAGACTGTAAAACCTATTGTTACTCAGACTATGTTAGATTATTATGTCTCATTCTATCAAAGAGTAAGGAGAGCAAGTGGATATGCTTGAACATTTCGTTATATTTGGATTAATGGCTTATTCTCTAGTATTTTCTGGAGTATTCACACTTATTTTACTCGGAATTAGTGAGAACGAGATAATCGAATCTTTGCATATAGATTTAAATGTAATATCAAGAGAAGAATTAAGAGTACTAACATTAATGATTATGTATTTTATTGTGAATGGAATTTTAGAAGCAATATTAGTAGCACCTCCAGTAATTATTTTAAGCTTTGAAACTATACCATATATTATAGCATTAATTAGTGGAAATTGGGTGAGAAGATGAAGATTGAACCATATAGAGCATTAGTACATATGGGAACTATAGGAATTGCATTTGCAGCTGCTATATATTTCCTTCAATATGTAAAACAACCTATGATGTATTATACTTTATTTGGATTAACAATTGTAGGTTTTCTAGTATTAATTTACTATCTTATCTTTAAACCGATAGTGGATTCCGAATATTTTAACTTCTAATTTTTTTAATCAAAAGTACAATAGCGATAATTATAATTATAGGGATAATGACATAGATTAAGCTTGTAAACTGGTTACTAGTAGTCTTTTGAGAATATAAGGAAATTTCATAAGCATTATCATTTGCGGTATCTATGAATATACCGTAAGGTTTTCCATTTTCAAATATTATTGAAGTGGGAATATAAGCTCCATGAATAGTGCTTAGGTATTTAACTTGATATTGATTATTAATTTTTATAAGTTCTATCTCAGATTTATTTTGAAATATGCTTGATACCAAAATGTATAAGGAACCATTATAATAATCTTCTTGAATGTAATTGTCTCCTCCTTGAAGCGCATGAAGTGGAATGAGTTCCTTTCCGATTACTATCTCGCTATCATTAATTTTAATCAGTGTGCCATTAGGCGAAAAATTTACACCCTCTACTGTTCCTAAGTAAATTGAGGTATTAGAGATTATATTATATTCATAAGCTTGAATGCCGTTACTTTCAATATAACCAGAAATGAGATAAGGATAATAAAAGGCAAATGGCTCACCAAAATAGCTTTCATTTATAATAGTTTTACCATTATATATGTTAAAAATCTGTAAATATCCGTTATTTATAATAGCAAGAAACCCGGAAGAAAATAAAGGAACTCCTTCTATAAAGCCTTGGTTAACAAGCTTCTCCTCGTGGAAACTAATACCATTATAGGAAATAAACACATTCAAACTATTCCCGTTATCATCAATTACAACAAGTGAATTGTTGTAGACATATAAATAGCCGATCCCTTGAAACGATAATATAGGAGAAAAATTGCGATATAATGTAGACACGAAAGACTGATTAGTGGCTATGAAGTAGACTGAGTTGTTGTAGTTTATCCCTTGAACATAATATATGTTGTGAAAAAGAACGAGAAAAATAAAAACATGTAGCACCAATTTCACCTTGTAATTCTCAATTCTCTCGGTATAGATATTCTTTTCCTAGCTTTCACTCCAGTATATATTAATAAACCTAGAAGTACAGCTTCTGATAAGAATGAAAGAATTAACTGACCTTGTAAACTATTCACAAAGTTAGATACGTAAGTAGAGGCAAAAGCTGATGCCAATATACTTATTGAATATGCTGAGAAAGAGGATAAAGTACATGCTGGGCAAACAGCAACAGATCCAATTATTGTTCCTAAAAGACCTTTTTTGCCAACTCTATTTTCGAATGTGTAAGATGTAATAGCACCTGCAAGCATTGAAGATGCTATTAACTGTAAAATTTGTAAAGGATAAATTACAGCACCAATAATGTGAGGAACGTAAATTGTAATTACTGGTGCAAACATGGGTATACCGAATAAACCTAATAATATTGGTGGGTAAGGATATCCATAAACTCCAACATGAATTACCCCAGCAAGAAAAATATAAGCTATTGCAAATGGTAAACTCCATTTAAACCAATTCTTTGGTCTAGGAAGATGAAAGACTGTGTTAATTAACTTTGATATTCCATAACCTAGCGTTATACTTCCAATAGTTATTAGTAAAGTCGATACGCCAGTCATAACTGATAAAAATATTAAATCATAACCGTTATAGTCAACGTAATAAGGAACATGAGTTAAGAAATATGCTACTTGTACTATAATCATAAATGCACCTATTACTATCCAAATTATACCGCTCTCTCTACTTTGTGGTAAACTTATCCTTATCTCAACTTGTTTAGTAGCCATAGTGTCTCTAAGATATTGCAAATAGTAAATACCCGCATACCAAGCTAATGGTGTTCCAATTATCCATGTAGTTATCCAGAGTAAAAGCGATTGAGAAGGAGATAAGTTGAAAAACGGTATAGGATAACCTAAGATTAACGATATTGGTCCGGGCATAATTAAAGACCATGCAATTACATGGAGTATTCCTAATCTAGCCCAGGGTTTTAAAGTAGAATATCCCATTGCTCCTACAAGTCCACTTATAAAAGGTAAGATATAAAAGAGAGGTAAATTAGCATATATGTTAAGATATAGAGAGAAGATTATGACATTTAATATTACGGAAAGCATAAACCCATATTTCCATCTTTTCTGCAACACTAGACCAAAAGCCCCTCCAGATGCTTCACTTAAAACAAATTTAGCAAGAGAGAATGAAGGATTTAATGGTAATGCTATAGAGATTATTAGAAATATTAATGTTAGAGTAAAACCTTTTACGCCCTTGCTAATTCCCTTAAGTACTCTTTTTCCGTTTATTTCATTATACAATACGAATGTAGAGATAAGTAATATAGTTAAGGCTAAAATGACTAGGGTTTCGAAAAGGGTTGTCATAAAAGTTATGGATACGAGGAACGGTATGTTGGCTGCTACACTACCTATTAGTCCAGTAAATAACTCACAGCTACATGAAAGAGCTGTAGCTATAAGTCCTAGTGATGAGAGAATTTGTGATGTCGCTTTTAATTTCATAGTCATATATAAGGTAAGGTAAAGAGTTACATTAAGCGCTACAAGCAAAGATAAAAATAATGATATTCCTATAGAAAGAGGTGTCATAGCCCAAGTAAAGTAAGGAGTTGTTATTGAGAGAAAGGGTCCCCAAAGTGGAAACGGCATTTGTGATGGCGGTACTGGTGTAGAAGTACTGACTACAAAGTATACTCCAGAAGGAAAATTTATATGAGTAATAACGATAAGTCTAGTTAAGAGTTGATATGCAAAAAAATAAAGAACAAAAATCGAAGAAAAAATTAATTTATATCTTCTTAGTCTGAGAACCTCTAATATATCCATACATCTCACTCAACTATACGGACTCTCTTGCTTTGCAATATCTACTGGATCTACTTGTTTATCCTTATCAGCAAACACAATTAATAAGATATACCATATTGGATAAATTAACGCCATTAGTATATAGCCAACAATCCATAGCATCGCTTCGCTTTCGTAGAGTGCCATTAAGATCACTCATAAAAACATTATTCTCCTAAATATATAAACTTTCCTAAAATTTATTGAGAAAAAAATAAATTAACTTAAAATAAGCCCAAATCTTTAAGTACCTTAACCATGTAATAAGTCGATGGTACGGCTGCCATTACAAATAACATGTATGAAGTTTGAACAAGCTGATAAGTAGGATATACCGGATAATAGTTAACAGAATAGTAACCAGCCATTTCCAAGAATAATTCAGCAACAGCAGCCATCATACTGAACATAGAGAAAAGCGTAAAGCTCCTCATTGCCTTTCCTAGAGCGTCCCAACCAATACCGCCAAAAATCCCTGCTATAATAAACGATAATATCTGGAGAACCCTAAACTCTGTTGAAATTACACTTAGGTCAAAAAAGTTAGGGAGATACCACAGAGTAAGTAGTGCACCACCTATACCCCAACTATATAGTACTCCTTTTGTTTTGTAGTTTAAAGACAATATGCTTTTACTTATTTCATCTCCTTTAGAGTACATTAATTTTGCCAAATACACTCCTATTAATCCTGCTCCCCACACTAACAACATGTCAAAAGAAAACCTAGCTATTTCAAGCTGATTAGCTAGCATTAAGGACAGCGGATTTATTGAAGCAATAATTAAAACAAAGCCAAAAATAAGATACCTTTTTTCTTCTGGGGTCAATTCCATAACCCCATTAACAGTCCTCCAACTACCGTAACTACACCAGAAGCTACGACAGAGGCTACTAGTGCATCATCTTCATAAAGACTATATGGTAATGAAAAAACCATTATTACTGTTAAAACCCATCCTGCTATTCCTAATCCGGCTAATACAGCTCCTAAGACTCTCCTAGATAAATTAACACCAGCCATAATTAAAAATATAAAAAAGATGTTTATAAAGTTTACCTAATATGAAGAAACAAACAAAAAATCAAACTTTAATTTTTTCCTTGATTAAACTTCCTATTAAAGTTGCAATTAACGGAATTAACATATATGTTGTAGTAGTAACTGTATCAAAAATTAAAGCACCTCCAAATAAGGCTAGAGCTGTTAGTGATACTTGCTGATTTTTCTTATATAAACCTATAGCCGAAAATAAGGCTAAAACAGCTATAAGGAAGAAAATTGGTGGCATCCAGTTTCTCACTCCTAACATACCCAATACGTATGGGAAAGTAAAACCTATAGCCATAGCTATTCCCGGAATTAGATTAAACCATGCTATAATGAACACTGGTAAACCCAGTGCAATGCCAGGAATAATATATTTCCAACTTACCTTATTCCAGATAGAATATCCTATGAATATTACGCCAGAAATTAACACTAAATATGCTAATAATTCGCCAGAAATTACGTTAATAACATCAAATGAGGAAGATTTACTTAATTCTGTTAACCAGCTTCCAAATAGCACTAAATATGCGTCAATGTCTGGGATGATTAACATTAGCATAACTAGTTTATCAGAAACTCTACTTGCTTGCGTAATAACTAGAAATGAAGCTGTGAGTATTAAGATAGAATAAATGAGTGAAGAGATTATAGGTAATTCAAATCCCGTATAACTTGTACCTAAATACACATGAACCAAATCGAAAAGTATTGTTAAATAAAGTATTGACCATAAAAGACCTTTTGTGATTTTATTAAGGTTACTGAAATAAGCTGAAAAGAAAAGAACTACAAACTGCAGTATAAATATCATTCCAAAGGAGAACGCACCTATATAAAACATTATGAGAAAAGGTAATGATCTTGATACATTTATACCAATATAACCTAGGGGTAAGACTCCAATTAGAAATTCTCTATTAAATATAAGTTCAAAAAATGAAAAAATAATATAACTTAGAAGAAAATATTTTAAATTCCTTGTAATAACATTACTCATATTGATAATCCCCTTCTTATTGAATCTATGACTGCATAAATTCCATTAACAATAGGAAAAGTCATTAATAAGAATAACAGTAATAGCATAGACTTAATAAATCTTGGTAGACTCATGGAAATCCTATTTAATTCGCTCATCATGGAATTTCTATTCATTATAGCTACAGCTATAATAGGGGATAGAATTGAGTTAGTTATAATAAACAATGGTAATACCGATTGCTGTTGATCAGCTGGCTGTATATAAATTCTCCACCAGAATGATATTGATTTAAAGTCAACAGACTCACCAGCACCCCCTTGGAATACCGCAAAAGCTACCCAATATGTATGTCCAGGCTGTAATTGAACTTGATAGTGAGACTCTCCTTGACCGTTAGATACACCTACAGTACTAAATGTTCTTGCAAATTCTACAATCATCCACGGTCCAGTTGGTGTATTATAAAACTGAAATCCAGTTGCGACTACAGATGGGTCCCAGAGTAATGAATC
The sequence above is drawn from the Sulfurisphaera tokodaii str. 7 genome and encodes:
- a CDS encoding AAA family ATPase, producing the protein MISQQFFFVRVYEGRVKQDVALVSSNIMQSYGLLPGDVILLLGNRQIPFYVQESSDNKIDGIVIGENKLKLLGIRSGERVPVRKVSVSSIKEITLAPSEQKNYDLRKLNLELRGRLVTRGITLESKEGTFAVISYSPQVEVGYISSETRINIAPESIRIAQKNIPYVTLDDVGGLSKQIRELLEIVELALTKVEVARMLGLRPPKGVLLYGPPGTGKTLIAKAIANTIMANFFYISGPEIGSKYYGESEKRLRDIFEQAEKNAPSIIFVDEIDAIAPNRDTTSSETDRRIVAQLLTLMDGLTSGSGVVVIGATNRPNALDPALRRPGRFDREIEIPVPDKQGRLEILKIHTRRVPLSQEVDLEKIAERTHGFVGADLEALVREAVLSAYHRCNGNLECMQVTMSDFDEALKNVEPSALREFRIEIPNTTWEDIVGLEDIKLELKEVVEWPLKDPGLYEEMKAEIPSGILLYGPPGTGKTMLARAVAHESGANFIAINGPELMSMWVGETERAIREVFKKARQSSPTIIFFDEIDAIAVARGADPNKVTDRIVSQLLTEMDGISKRREKVVIIAATNRPDIIDPALLRPGRLEKLIYVPPPDYQTRIALFSRLINNRPHEEIDIERLAKLTENYTPAEIKGIVNKAVLLAIRRAKLKNEKPELTMSDFEEALKTVKPIVTQTMLDYYVSFYQRVRRASGYA
- a CDS encoding PaREP1 family protein, encoding MEAKIPAIEKHRNAYIKIRVIESLDELALALKLLKEGFSRNSASKIFLSWKALISALAVMNLEKMPRDEKEKEWYYKSGFLAPTTGLKGISQRLEELGYKVNHLTSTALELHRYAYNGLYKGASDYSDREEAVRDILQLAKDILTNVRELFKDYWDEEIEQHYKIAEKEIISS
- a CDS encoding DUF1404 family protein, whose product is MELTPEEKRYLIFGFVLIIASINPLSLMLANQLEIARFSFDMLLVWGAGLIGVYLAKLMYSKGDEISKSILSLNYKTKGVLYSWGIGGALLTLWYLPNFFDLSVISTEFRVLQILSFIIAGIFGGIGWDALGKAMRSFTLFSMFSMMAAVAELFLEMAGYYSVNYYPVYPTYQLVQTSYMLFVMAAVPSTYYMVKVLKDLGLF
- a CDS encoding AbrB/MazE/SpoVT family DNA-binding domain-containing protein; amino-acid sequence: MVKLTRKFQITIPKEVREKINLKPNEKFEVIVLNDNEILLRRKVKNPLEVLIGKGKREEILPEKVDDLSEE
- a CDS encoding nucleotidyltransferase domain-containing protein; the protein is MDEPYKSLLEKLTNLLLQEFGDKLISVVVYGSVARGDNRKDSDIDLLLVIKDLPRTLTERIMLFVKVESKMESEIERLMDEGYYVTFSPIIKTPEEAVKFSPLYMDMTEDAIILYDKDNFFGRVLDETREKLQKLGFERVWLSKKIWYWRKKDYKPGEIIDFG